Proteins from one Bactrocera neohumeralis isolate Rockhampton chromosome 3, APGP_CSIRO_Bneo_wtdbg2-racon-allhic-juicebox.fasta_v2, whole genome shotgun sequence genomic window:
- the LOC126753986 gene encoding carnitine O-acetyltransferase isoform X1: MHKGQSVNSYTDFGQDTNVDQSSAMQFVARRAVFNLTKNALQTSLKAGLPSVSVAAQQDVLDKRFYSVSEGPQKQNLLRYPAFPLKDTLDKFMKTVEPLLSACELIETKEAVQKFETGEGAELQALLEKAAKCEQNWLARRWLQTAYLQYRDPVTVYVSPGMSFPQQRFENEEAYLNYAVKVIYSLARYKQIIDAGEVPIVKMGKYELDNSQFSKVYGTCRIPQKGEDTLEYNPKSTHVVVIYKNHFYSLPIYNYKGAILHPDVLLAQIKKIIATEKKKGIEFGILTTDNRDNWAQAYEELIKIDRNKEHVKTIQSALFTVSLDECVEVKDDQFFNELSAQLIHGGGSHVNSANRWMDKTIQLILNRNGMSGFCYEHSPAEGQPIANITDYVSKNLFNDKHYDGSARDNYPCAAKLPLKSNNTLNRYIEKARKNVNELAENLHVNVLHFQDYGKGFLKQQKLSPDSYIQIALQYAYYKLHKVPAAQYESAHLRIYINGRTETIRSCSNESVAFAKAMLDECADNKKRVELLRAAINGHRAYTTNALQGKGVDRHLLGLKLMAIENKKPIPEFFKSPGYVKSLIFRVSTSQVATPNLAFMSYGPAADDGYACCYNPRENDMILACTCWRNNHVTDVDTFTCVLREVLLEMQSILTDAGSAPAAKL; the protein is encoded by the exons ATGCACAAAGGGCAaag CGTGAATAGCTATACGGACTTTGGGCAAGACACTAACGTTGATCAAAGTAGCGCAATGCAGTTCGTAGCACGTCGCGCCGTCTTTAATCTG ACTAAAAACGCACTGCAAACGTCGTTGAAGGCAGGCTTACCCAGCGTCAGCGTTGCCGCACAGCAAGATGTCCTTGATAAACGTTTTTATTCGGTATCTGAAGGCccacagaaacaaaatttattgcgtTATCCAGCATTCCCACTAAAGGATACTTTGGATAAGTTTATGAAAACTGTGGAACCGCTTTTAAGTGCATGTGAGTTGATCGAAACAAAAGAAGCGGTGCAAAAATTCGAAACTGGTGAGGGTGCTGAATTGCAAGCGCTTTTGGAAAAAGCCGCCAAATGTGAACAAAATTGGTTAGCTCGTCGTTGGCTGCAAACAGCTTATCTGCAATATCGTGACCCAGTCACCGTTTACGTGAGTCCGGGCATGAGTTTTCCACAACAAAGATTTGAAAATGAAGAAGCCTATTTAAATTATGCCGTCAAAGTGATATACAGTTTGGCACGCTACAAGCAAATTATCGATGCTGGTGAAGTACCAATTGTGAAAATGGGTAAATATGAGCTTGACAATTCGCAATTTAGCAAAGTTTACGGCACATGTCGTATACCACAAAAGGGTGAGGACACATTAGAGTACAATCCAAAGTCAACACATGTGGTTGTCATATACAAAAATCAT TTTTACAGTTTGCCCATCTACAATTATAAAGGCGCGATACTGCATCCGGATGTGTTGTTggcgcaaattaaaaaaataatcgcgaCAGAAAAGAAAAAGGGCATCGAATTCGGTATATTAACAACCGATAATCGTGATAATTGGGCGCAGGCCTATGAGGAGCTGATCAAAATCGATCGTAATAAGGAACATGTGAAAACTATACAAAGTGCCTTATTTACGGTGTCGCTGGACGAGTGTGTTGAGGTTAAAGATGATCAGTTTTTCAATGAGCTAAGTGCTCAGTTAATACATGGCGGTGGATCTCATGTTAATAGCGCCAATCGTTGGATGGATAAAACGATACAA TTAATACTAAATCGCAATGGTATGAGTGGTTTCTGCTATGAGCATTCACCGGCTGAGGGGCAACCAATTGCCAATATCACCGATTACGTGTCAAAgaactt ATTCAACGACAAACACTATGACGGCAGTGCTCGTGATAATTATCCATGTGCCGCTAAACTTCCGTTAAAAAGCAACAATACCTTAAACCGTTATATTGAAAAAGCACGGAAAAACGTAAATGAATTGGCTGAAAATTTGCACGTGAATGTTTTACATTTCCAAGACTATGGCAAAGGTTTCCTGAAACAGCAAAAACTCAGTCCGGACAGCTACATACAAATCGCTTTGCAATATGCCTActacaa GCTACATAAAGTACCAGCCGCGCAATATGAGTCCGCACATTTGCGTATTTACATCAATGGACGCACCGAGACCATACGCTCGTGCTCCAATGAATCCGTCGCCTTTGCCAAAGCCATGTTGGACGAATGCGCCGATAATAAGAAACGTGTCGAGCTGTTGCGTGCCGCTATAAACGGTCACCGCGCTTACACCACGAATGCGTTGCAGGGTAAGGGTGTGGATCGACATTTGTTGGGCTTGAAACTGATGGCTATTGAGAATAAGAAACCAATACcggaatttttcaaatcccCTGGTTATGTGAAGAGCTTAATCTTTCGTGTGTCGACCTCACAAGTGGCCACACCTAATTTGGCTTTCATGTCTTATGGTCCAGCTGCGGACGATGGTTATGCTTGCTGCTACAATCCACGTGAGAATGATATGATTTTGGCATGCACTTGTTGGCGTAATAACCACGTAACCGATGTGGATACATTTACGTGCGTGTTGCGCGAAGTTTTACTTGAAATGCAAAGTATATTGACAGATGCAGGTTCAGCACCAGctgcaaaattataa
- the LOC126753986 gene encoding carnitine O-acetyltransferase isoform X2 → MQFVARRAVFNLTKNALQTSLKAGLPSVSVAAQQDVLDKRFYSVSEGPQKQNLLRYPAFPLKDTLDKFMKTVEPLLSACELIETKEAVQKFETGEGAELQALLEKAAKCEQNWLARRWLQTAYLQYRDPVTVYVSPGMSFPQQRFENEEAYLNYAVKVIYSLARYKQIIDAGEVPIVKMGKYELDNSQFSKVYGTCRIPQKGEDTLEYNPKSTHVVVIYKNHFYSLPIYNYKGAILHPDVLLAQIKKIIATEKKKGIEFGILTTDNRDNWAQAYEELIKIDRNKEHVKTIQSALFTVSLDECVEVKDDQFFNELSAQLIHGGGSHVNSANRWMDKTIQLILNRNGMSGFCYEHSPAEGQPIANITDYVSKNLFNDKHYDGSARDNYPCAAKLPLKSNNTLNRYIEKARKNVNELAENLHVNVLHFQDYGKGFLKQQKLSPDSYIQIALQYAYYKLHKVPAAQYESAHLRIYINGRTETIRSCSNESVAFAKAMLDECADNKKRVELLRAAINGHRAYTTNALQGKGVDRHLLGLKLMAIENKKPIPEFFKSPGYVKSLIFRVSTSQVATPNLAFMSYGPAADDGYACCYNPRENDMILACTCWRNNHVTDVDTFTCVLREVLLEMQSILTDAGSAPAAKL, encoded by the exons ATGCAGTTCGTAGCACGTCGCGCCGTCTTTAATCTG ACTAAAAACGCACTGCAAACGTCGTTGAAGGCAGGCTTACCCAGCGTCAGCGTTGCCGCACAGCAAGATGTCCTTGATAAACGTTTTTATTCGGTATCTGAAGGCccacagaaacaaaatttattgcgtTATCCAGCATTCCCACTAAAGGATACTTTGGATAAGTTTATGAAAACTGTGGAACCGCTTTTAAGTGCATGTGAGTTGATCGAAACAAAAGAAGCGGTGCAAAAATTCGAAACTGGTGAGGGTGCTGAATTGCAAGCGCTTTTGGAAAAAGCCGCCAAATGTGAACAAAATTGGTTAGCTCGTCGTTGGCTGCAAACAGCTTATCTGCAATATCGTGACCCAGTCACCGTTTACGTGAGTCCGGGCATGAGTTTTCCACAACAAAGATTTGAAAATGAAGAAGCCTATTTAAATTATGCCGTCAAAGTGATATACAGTTTGGCACGCTACAAGCAAATTATCGATGCTGGTGAAGTACCAATTGTGAAAATGGGTAAATATGAGCTTGACAATTCGCAATTTAGCAAAGTTTACGGCACATGTCGTATACCACAAAAGGGTGAGGACACATTAGAGTACAATCCAAAGTCAACACATGTGGTTGTCATATACAAAAATCAT TTTTACAGTTTGCCCATCTACAATTATAAAGGCGCGATACTGCATCCGGATGTGTTGTTggcgcaaattaaaaaaataatcgcgaCAGAAAAGAAAAAGGGCATCGAATTCGGTATATTAACAACCGATAATCGTGATAATTGGGCGCAGGCCTATGAGGAGCTGATCAAAATCGATCGTAATAAGGAACATGTGAAAACTATACAAAGTGCCTTATTTACGGTGTCGCTGGACGAGTGTGTTGAGGTTAAAGATGATCAGTTTTTCAATGAGCTAAGTGCTCAGTTAATACATGGCGGTGGATCTCATGTTAATAGCGCCAATCGTTGGATGGATAAAACGATACAA TTAATACTAAATCGCAATGGTATGAGTGGTTTCTGCTATGAGCATTCACCGGCTGAGGGGCAACCAATTGCCAATATCACCGATTACGTGTCAAAgaactt ATTCAACGACAAACACTATGACGGCAGTGCTCGTGATAATTATCCATGTGCCGCTAAACTTCCGTTAAAAAGCAACAATACCTTAAACCGTTATATTGAAAAAGCACGGAAAAACGTAAATGAATTGGCTGAAAATTTGCACGTGAATGTTTTACATTTCCAAGACTATGGCAAAGGTTTCCTGAAACAGCAAAAACTCAGTCCGGACAGCTACATACAAATCGCTTTGCAATATGCCTActacaa GCTACATAAAGTACCAGCCGCGCAATATGAGTCCGCACATTTGCGTATTTACATCAATGGACGCACCGAGACCATACGCTCGTGCTCCAATGAATCCGTCGCCTTTGCCAAAGCCATGTTGGACGAATGCGCCGATAATAAGAAACGTGTCGAGCTGTTGCGTGCCGCTATAAACGGTCACCGCGCTTACACCACGAATGCGTTGCAGGGTAAGGGTGTGGATCGACATTTGTTGGGCTTGAAACTGATGGCTATTGAGAATAAGAAACCAATACcggaatttttcaaatcccCTGGTTATGTGAAGAGCTTAATCTTTCGTGTGTCGACCTCACAAGTGGCCACACCTAATTTGGCTTTCATGTCTTATGGTCCAGCTGCGGACGATGGTTATGCTTGCTGCTACAATCCACGTGAGAATGATATGATTTTGGCATGCACTTGTTGGCGTAATAACCACGTAACCGATGTGGATACATTTACGTGCGTGTTGCGCGAAGTTTTACTTGAAATGCAAAGTATATTGACAGATGCAGGTTCAGCACCAGctgcaaaattataa
- the LOC126754001 gene encoding thyrostimulin alpha-2 subunit-like, with the protein MFLWRLGLLFFLSIIVVSTNQSWLKPGCHKVGNTRIISIPECVEFRITTNACRGFCESYAVPSIPFGQAIPGIFKPVKPVVSVGQCCNIMAAEEVQKRVLCMGGMRNITFKSAVSCSCYHCKKN; encoded by the exons atGTTCCTGTGGCGTTtgggattattattttttctcagcATAATTGTTGTCTCCACAAATCAGTCTTGGCTGAAACCGGGCTGCCACAAAGTGGGTAATACGCGCATCATATCCATACCGGAGTGTGTGGAGTTTCGTATTACCACCAATGCTTGTCGTGGATTCTGCGAGTCGTACGCTGTGCCGTCCATACCGTTTGGTCAGGCTATACCGGGCATATTTAAGCCGGTCAAACCGGTCGTTTCGGTGGGTCAGTGCTGTAACATAATGGCGGCGGAGGAA GTGCAAAAGCGCGTACTTTGCATGGGCGGTATGCGTAACATAACCTTCAAATCGGCAGTATCCTGTTCCTGTTATCATTGTAAGAAGAATTAG
- the LOC126753982 gene encoding kelch-like protein 10, translated as MANLLNRARDNFFGNNNNNNNQHIHDEGVVMPEIDHEMDDDDVDDPLTLSAPKRSLSATMSDHALNTLNELRRNNLLCDAVVSVSDASFNVHRAIMSACSSYFRAQFTGFNSTISPSKSDENRSVHIPGMSGAIMEQLIQYAYLRKCTINAENVHELLISADYVGMIGLVTLCKQHLAAMLTPENCVSIMGFARFRFLDDLYAKARNYLLRYFIEVAAKNKDILEMGLKDFYDIISDDELNTREEDHVWKLCIKWIDHDPENRKQYVAQLMQGVRLGLMTPKCFMDEVKEHPYVLQCDDAKPLIVETFKFMYDLDIMNPSSGELTTPPLAMPRLPHEVIFAIGGWSGGTSKGCIETYDTRADRWVNIPAEDPAGPRAYHGTAVIGYKIYSIGGYDGVEYFNTCRVFDAVRKNWKEIAPMHCRRCYVSVAELNGLIYAIGGYDGHNRLNTVERYNPKTNQWTVITPMNMQRSDASACTLKGKIYATGGFNGQECLDSAEYYDPGNNIWTRIPNMNHRRSGVSCVAFRGQLYVIGGFNGTARLSTGERYDPDTQTWSFIREMNHSRSNFGLEIIDDMIFAIGGFNGVSTISHTECYVAETDEWMEATDMNVVRSALTANNVAGLPNKRDYIHKERHRLMEERRQRLLASAMARDAETISMSNASVEAQDAAMDDYDSPNEDDDADDEEDAAGIVIAAAAALAPVIEDRHEDLRPDPNRRFRVQLRSQRFGSHHEIRRRA; from the exons atggCAAATCTTTTAAATCGCGCACGTGATAATTtttttggcaacaacaacaacaacaataatcaacaTATACACGACGAGGGTGTCGTAATGCCCGAAATCGATCACGAGATGGACGATGATGACGTTGACGATCCGTTGACGTTGAGCGCACCGAAACGTTCCCTCAGCGCCACCATGAGCGATCATGCGCTCAACACACTGAACGAGCTGCGACGCAACAATTTATTATGTGATGCCGTGGTTTCGGTGTCCGATGCATCCTTCAATGTACATCGCGCCATTATGAGCGCATGCAGTTCGTATTTTAG GGCACAGTTTACTGGCTTCAATTCCACCATATCGCCATCGAAGAGTGACGAGAATCGTTCCGTACACATACCGGGCATGAGCGGTGCCATTATGGAGCAGCTAATACAGTATGCGTACCTGCGCAAGTGCACCATCAATGCGGAGAACGTGCATGAGTTGCTCATCTCGGCCGATTATGTGGGCATGATTGGATTGGTGACGCTGTGTAAGCAGCATCTAGCCGCGATGTTGACGCCCGAGAATTGTGTCAGCATAATGGGATTCGCCAG aTTTCGCTTTCTCGACGACTTGTATGCGAAAGCGCGAAATTATCTGCTGCGCTATTTCATTGAGGTTGCCGCTAAAAATAAGGACATACTCGAAATGGGCTTAAAGGATTTCTACGACATTATTAGCGACGATGAGCTGAATACACGCGAAGAGGACCACGTATGGAAGCTGTGCATCAAATGGATCGATCACGACCCAGAAAATCGTAAACAATATGTGGCGCAACTGATGCAGGGCGTGCGCTTGGGTTTGATGACACcaaag TGTTTCATGGACGAGGTGAAGGAGCATCCGTATGTACTGCAGTGTGACGATGCGAAACCATTGATTGTGGAgacatttaaatttatgtatgatTTGGATATAATGAATCCATCATCGGGCGAG CTCACCACACCACCGTTAGCCATGCCAAGGCTGCCGCATGAGGTCATCTTCGCCATTGGCGGCTGGAGTGGCGGCACATCGAAGGGTTGCATCGAAACATATGATACGCGTGCCGATCGTTGGGTCAATATACCGGCCGAAGATCCAGCCGGACCGCGTGCTTATCATGGCACTGCCGTCATTGGTTATAAAATCTATTCGATCGGTGGCTATGATGGTGttgaatatttcaatacatGTCGTGTCTTCGATGCGGTGCGCAAGAATTGGAAGGAG ATTGcaccaatgcactgccgtcgcTGCTATGTTAGCGTCGCTGAGCTTAACGGTCTCATCTACGCCATCGGCGGCTATGATGGTCATAATCGTTTGAATACAGTCGAGCGTTATAATCCGAAAACGAATCAGTGGACCGTTATAACGCCTATGAATATGCAACGATCTGACGCAAGCGCATGCACATTAAAGGGGAAAATTTATGCAACGG GTGGCTTCAATGGTCAAGAGTGTTTGGACAGTGCCGAATACTATGATCCCGGCAACAATATCTGGACACGTATACCGAATATGAATCATCGTCGTTCGGGCGTATCTTGTGTAGCCTTTCGTGGACAACTTTATGTGATTGGCGGTTTTAATGGCACGGCGCGTCTCTCTACAGGTGAACGTTATGATCCCGACACACAAACCTGGTCGTTCATACGCGAAATGAATCATTCGCGTAGTAATTTCGGACTTGAAATAATAGATGATATGATTTTCGCCATTGGCGGCTTCAATGGCGTGTCCACAATTTCACACACCGAATGCTACGTTGCCGAGACGGACGAGTG GATGGAAGCTACCGACATGAATGTGGTGCGCTCGGCGCTCACGGCCAACAATGTAGCCGGCTTGCCGAATAAACGTGATTACATACACAAGGAGCGTCATCGTTTGATGGAGGAGCGACGTCAACGGCTGCTGGCAAGCGCTATGGCACGCGATGCGGAGACCATCTCTATGTCGAATGCCTCAGTGGAGGCGCAGGATGCCGCTATGGATGATTATGATAGTCCGAATGAGGATGACGATGCCGACGATGAAGAAGATGCAGCTGGCATAGTTATTGCCGCAGCGGCAGCACTTGCACCAGTCATTGAGGACCGTCACGAAGATCTGCGTCCCGATCCGAATCGTCGGTTTCGCGTACAATTGCGTTCGCAACGTTTCGGTTCACACCATGAGATACGACGACGCGCCTGA
- the LOC126754000 gene encoding thyrostimulin beta-5 subunit: MNKYLNTFALVAFVTIATPSLSQLLEAQPIDSSPTAAPLGCHQRLYTYRITQADAQGRECWDYVSVRSCWGRCDSSEISDWKFPYKRSFHPVCVHATRQPAVAVLRNCHPEADEETRRYEYMEAGSCHCHTCSTLDTSCEAPVNNIIDEKSGMKVLALTGSDSDVLDY; the protein is encoded by the exons ATG aataaatatttgaatacatttgcACTCGTCGCGTTCGTTACAATTGCAACACCGTCATTGAGTCAATTACTTGAAGCACAACCGATCGACAGCAGTCCCACAGCAGCACCACTCGGCTGTCACCAGCGGCTTTATACATACCGCATCACACAAGCGGATGCACAGGGTCGCGAGTGTTGGGATTATGTGAGCGTACGTTCCTGTTGGGGTCGTTGTGACTCCAGTGAGATTTCCGATTGGAaattcccatacaaacgttctTTTCATCCCGTTTGTGTACATGCGACACGCCAACCAGCTGTAGCGGTGCTGAGAAATTGCCATCCGGAAGCCGATGAA GAAACACGTCGTTATGAGTACATGGAGGCTGGCAGTTGTCATTGTCACACATGTTCTACTTTGGATACCAGTTGCGAAGCGCCGGTGAACAATATAATCGATGAGAAGTCCGGCATGAAGGTGTTGGCTTTGACTGGTTCCGACTCAGATGTTTTAGATTATTAA
- the LOC126753999 gene encoding mitochondrial import inner membrane translocase subunit Tim23 — translation MSEDYLSQPISLGSSSSADEVRPNRSSATTSTFGTPISPYLNYNPRILQQAQPEFIFPEGANKQRGRFELAFSQIGSSVIVGAGIGGVVGYYNGMKTTAALQQTGKLRRTQLLNHVLKQGSGTANTLGTLAVMYSAFGVLLQNVRGEDDDINTVISGTATGLLYKSTAGLRKCAIGGGVGLGVSAAYCLLQLLRANSNGSGLKFL, via the exons ATGAGTGAAGACTATTTGAGTCAACCAATCTCGCTGGGGTCGTCATCATCAG CGGATGAGGTACGTCCCAATCGTTCGAGTGCAACAACCAGCACATTTGGTACACCTATTTCTCCATATTTGAATTATAACCCGCGTATATTGCAACAAGCACAGCCAGAATTTATTTTTCCGGAAGGTGCTAATAAGCAGCGCGGACGTTTCGAATTGGCTTTCTCACAAATTGGAAGTTCAGTAATAGTTGGCGCAGGGATAGGCGGTGTAGTTGGCTATTATAATGGTATGAAAACAACGGCGGCATTACAACAAACAGGCAAACTGAGGCGAACACA attacTTAATCATGTGTTGAAACAAGGCTCTGGCACCGCCAACACTCTGGGGACACTTGCCGTCATGTATTCAGCGTTCGGTGTACTTCTGCAAAATGTTCGAGGAGAAGACGACGATATCAACACAGTTATTTCCGGCACAGCAACTGGACTGTTATACAAATCGACAG CTGGCCTTCGAAAATGTGCAATAGGCGGTGGAGTAGGTCTAGGTGTATCAGCTGCGTATTGTCTGCTCCAATTGTTGCGAGCAAATTCAAATGGTTCTGgtttaaaatttctgtaa